In Clavibacter californiensis, the sequence AGCCGGAGCCCGTGTGCTCGGAGCCGATCATCACCGTGAGCGTGGCCGCGCGGTTCAGGAGTCCCGCGCCGTAGAGCGTGACGTGGCCGACGAGGCGGCCGGAGATCCGGTCGGTGACGCAGAAGGCGACATCGCCCGCCGCATCCTTCGCGCTCCACTTCCGGAACATCTCGGCGACGTCGCCCTCGGGCCGCGGCCGCACCGTGAGCTGCTGCAGGACCGCCCACTCCGGATCGCGCCACCACCGCACGAGGTCGGGCAGGTCGGCGTCCTCGAGCGCGCGCAGCCGGATCCGCTCGCCCTGCAGGATCCCCGCGCCGTACCGCTGCGGGTCGCCCGCGTCCGTCCATGCCATGCGGACATCGTGCCACCCGGGCCGCCGACCGCGCGCCGTGCTCGCACGCGCCGCGGCCGCCGCGGGCCCTGGCACGCGGGAGGCCCGGGCGGGGAGATCGACCCGCCCGGGCCTTCGTGGTGCTGTCCGCTGTCGTCGGGAACGGCGTCGTCGCCGCGCCGTGGCCTGTGGATCAGCGCGTCGACCGAGTGAGCGCTACTGCTCGCAGTGCGAGTTCCAGGTGTCGGGGAGCTTGATGTAGATGCCCTTGCTGCACGGGGCGTGGCCCGTGCTGACCGCGACGATCGTGGCGGCCATGAACCCACCGACGGTTGCGCAGGCCACGGGGATGAGCGCGAAGAAGGAGCAGACGGCAGCGGCGGCCACGGCGGCGCCGGCCCCGATGAGACCACGGAGCCAGTCGTGGTTGATGTACAGCGTGTACCAGTGGACGAGGTGGTTGTACCAGTGCTTGGACTCCGTGATCGAGCCGCCGCTGGTGGCTGAGGCCGAGATGTCGTCCGAGGTCGGCGAGGCGTGGAGCTCGGCCTTCATGCTCTCCAGGGAGGCGGCCATCTTGGGGTCCGACGCGGCAGCGGCGCGGAGGCTCGCGGTCTGCGCGTCGGCTGCGGCGGTCTGCTCGGGCGACAGGCCCATCCAGTTGTCGATGTGCTGACCGTTCACCTCGATGCCGGTCTTCGCCGCGTGGACGACGTCGGCCTCGGTGATCCTGCCCGACGTGACGTCGTCGAGCAGGTGCCCGCTCTCGATCGAGTGGCCGACTCGGGCCTCGGGGGAGTGGGGATCGCCGGTCGCGAACGCTCCGCTGCCGGGAGCGGCGACGACGAGTCCGACGGCGGCGACGGCGCCGATGGCGACCGCGGTGAAGATGGAGCGGGTGGAGCGGGTGGTGCGGGTCCGGCGCATGCTGGACATGCGGTTCCTCTCTCTCGGGGAGCGGCGTACATCGCCACCCTCGGAACCTAGGGCGCACCGGGGCCCCCGTATGGGGGCCATGGTGTCCAGCTGGCCAACGTCAGACGAACGACTGACGAGAACGCTCGATCCTCAGTCGGCGGTGCCGAGCGTCAGCGTCAGGACCCCGTCGCGCACCTCGACCGTCGTGCCGCGGTGGTCGCGCACGCGGGGGAGGCCGACGGTGGTCTCGCTCTCGTGGTCGCCGACCACGACTACGCGCATGCCCGCGGCGAGGCCCGCGCGGATGCCGGCCTCGGCGTCCTCGTAGACGATCGCGTCCGCGGGATCCACGCCCAGGCGCGACGCCGCCAGCAGGTAGCCGTCCGGGTGCGGCTTGCCGTTCTCCACGTCCTCGGCGGTGACGAGCAGGTCGGGCACGCGGACGCCGGCGCCGATGAGGCGGGCGCGCGCCAGCTCGCGGCCCGCGCTCGTGACCAGGGCGTGGGATCCGGCGGGCAGCGCGGCCACGAGGTCGCGGGCGCCGGGGATCTCGACCGTCGCGGGGCTGCCGTCGAGCTCGAGCCGATCGAGCTCGGCGAGGAGGGCGGGCACGTCGCTGCCGGCGGGCGCGAACCGGGCGATGCTGTCG encodes:
- a CDS encoding GNAT family N-acetyltransferase, giving the protein MAWTDAGDPQRYGAGILQGERIRLRALEDADLPDLVRWWRDPEWAVLQQLTVRPRPEGDVAEMFRKWSAKDAAGDVAFCVTDRISGRLVGHVTLYGAGLLNRAATLTVMIGSEHTGSGYGTDAVRTLVDYGFREMGLNRIELHVFAYNARARATYRKVGFVEEGVLRENVFHDGAFHDEVVMSVLARDWSAAAT
- a CDS encoding HAD-IA family hydrolase; this translates as MTAPVTLTARALLLDMDGTLVDSTALVEEIWTMLAVRFGHDPADLLRRIHGVRAADSIARFAPAGSDVPALLAELDRLELDGSPATVEIPGARDLVAALPAGSHALVTSAGRELARARLIGAGVRVPDLLVTAEDVENGKPHPDGYLLAASRLGVDPADAIVYEDAEAGIRAGLAAGMRVVVVGDHESETTVGLPRVRDHRGTTVEVRDGVLTLTLGTAD